The following coding sequences lie in one Niabella agricola genomic window:
- the trhO gene encoding oxygen-dependent tRNA uridine(34) hydroxylase TrhO, translated as MALHNRISRKELKERILTDTTPRTTISFYCYFKIEDPVAYRNALYKSFSAIGVLGRIYIAAEGINAQISVPSDNLEQLRSVLSGTPALEGLRLNIAVDDDGKSFYVLDIKVREKIVADGIDDPGFDMSKKGKYVDAGAFNNLTNDPETIVIDMRNHYEFEVGHFENAIEIPSDTFRDQLPMAVDMMQEHMDKNIIMYCTGGIRCEKASAYMLHRGFKNVYHLEGGIINYVNQIKEKKLVNKFHGKNFVFDQRLGERVTDEIIASCHQCGKPSDTHVNCVNDACHLLFIQCEECKKKYDSCCSTDCQEFIHLPEEQQKEMRKGIDLGRNVFNKSRARLKDLIN; from the coding sequence ATGGCATTGCATAACCGCATATCACGCAAGGAATTAAAGGAGCGCATATTAACAGATACCACACCGCGCACCACAATCTCTTTTTATTGCTATTTCAAAATAGAAGACCCTGTTGCTTATCGTAATGCGCTCTATAAATCGTTTTCGGCTATTGGCGTATTGGGGCGCATCTATATTGCTGCTGAAGGAATTAATGCACAAATAAGTGTGCCTTCTGACAACCTTGAACAGCTCCGGTCCGTCTTAAGCGGTACGCCGGCATTGGAGGGACTCCGTTTGAATATTGCGGTGGATGATGACGGAAAATCGTTTTATGTGCTGGATATAAAAGTACGTGAGAAAATCGTTGCAGACGGTATCGACGACCCCGGCTTCGATATGTCCAAAAAAGGAAAATATGTTGATGCCGGTGCATTTAACAATTTAACAAATGATCCGGAAACGATTGTGATCGACATGAGGAATCACTATGAGTTTGAAGTAGGACATTTTGAAAATGCTATAGAGATCCCCAGCGATACGTTTCGTGATCAGTTGCCGATGGCAGTGGATATGATGCAGGAACACATGGATAAAAATATTATTATGTACTGTACGGGAGGGATCCGATGCGAAAAAGCCTCCGCTTACATGTTGCATAGGGGGTTTAAGAATGTGTACCACCTCGAAGGAGGAATCATCAATTATGTAAACCAGATCAAGGAAAAAAAGCTGGTAAACAAATTTCATGGCAAGAATTTTGTTTTTGACCAGCGGTTGGGTGAACGGGTAACGGACGAAATCATCGCCAGTTGCCACCAGTGTGGCAAACCTTCCGACACGCATGTAAATTGTGTGAACGACGCTTGTCACCTGTTATTTATCCAATGTGAGGAATGTAAAAAAAAGTACGACAGCTGCTGCAGTACAGACTGCCAGGAGTTTATACACCTGCCGGAAGAGCAGCAAAAAGAAATGCGGAAAGGGATCGATCTCGGTCGGAATGTATTCAATAAATCCCGTGCACGTTTGAAGGACTTAATAAATTAA
- a CDS encoding BlaI/MecI/CopY family transcriptional regulator, which yields MKQLTKAEEQIMQALWQQGPMFLREILELLPPPKPHQNTVATILKILVEKAFVTVNVFGRQHQYVPAVSKEAYSKKTMKQMVKGYFEGSFSNVVSFMVKENNLSIEELEQLLEQIKRQQASKK from the coding sequence ATGAAACAACTTACAAAAGCGGAAGAGCAGATTATGCAGGCGCTATGGCAGCAAGGACCGATGTTTTTAAGAGAGATCCTCGAACTGCTGCCCCCTCCCAAACCCCACCAGAATACCGTGGCCACCATTTTGAAGATTCTGGTGGAAAAAGCATTTGTAACTGTAAATGTGTTTGGACGTCAGCACCAGTATGTACCGGCTGTAAGCAAGGAGGCGTATTCAAAAAAAACAATGAAGCAGATGGTAAAAGGATATTTTGAGGGGTCTTTCAGCAACGTTGTTTCCTTTATGGTTAAGGAAAACAACCTAAGTATTGAAGAGCTTGAGCAATTACTGGAACAGATCAAACGTCAGCAAGCGTCGAAAAAGTGA
- a CDS encoding energy transducer TonB yields MRPAFLPTPDTIPEKATGQPDIFTKVDQDAKYAGDWMHFLTTNLRGDTPLKNGAKPGKYLVIVQFVVDTKGNVSDIKVLKDPGFGIGEEAVRVISISGKWIPAMQNKRPVKAYRKQPITFMVN; encoded by the coding sequence ATGCGGCCAGCATTTTTACCAACACCGGACACCATCCCTGAAAAAGCCACGGGGCAACCTGACATCTTTACAAAAGTAGACCAGGATGCGAAATATGCAGGCGATTGGATGCATTTTCTAACAACCAATCTACGGGGAGACACGCCCCTTAAGAATGGCGCAAAACCCGGCAAGTACCTGGTGATCGTTCAGTTTGTAGTAGACACAAAAGGTAATGTTAGTGATATAAAAGTATTAAAAGACCCCGGCTTTGGCATAGGCGAGGAAGCCGTAAGAGTCATCAGCATTTCAGGGAAATGGATACCGGCCATGCAAAACAAACGCCCGGTAAAAGCCTACCGGAAACAACCGATCACGTTTATGGTAAACTGA
- a CDS encoding M56 family metallopeptidase — MKTIAIYFLQLFLCSGLLYAYYLLFLKNRKLHRFNRFFLLGSFLFSIAVPFIKVPFYVSLTKDSNISIQTLVKYNELLLPEVMVSSRSSSGADGIQFWYLLYMGIAFFLMVKIAAGVVALIKKRVSSTVQHWHSITIIETQDPSAPYSFFNWLFWARSVDEHSEGGKKILQHEYHHIRQRHSIDVLFTEIITAIAWINPFFWLMKNELKTVHEFSADAFAAGNTNGFEYATLLVTEAIHMKQTRLVHSFYNHQLKRRIAMLTSANRHRYDALRQWMAMLLFLFAAALFMISCQSANMPPKQAATLQASQPTVATSDSTQVLAPAVSESTAVAAADSIKTEVKKFTPPKIVKDAEAKATKRFTTPVVVKDNEPEVYTKVEQDARYSGDWSRYLTTNLRGEVPVENGAVPGNYQIIVQFIVDVEGNISDAKVIKDPGFGMGAEALRVIKQSGKWTPATMNGKNVKAYRKQPITFQVTEG; from the coding sequence ATGAAAACAATTGCCATTTATTTTCTGCAGCTCTTTTTATGTTCCGGCCTGCTTTATGCCTATTACCTACTCTTTCTCAAGAACAGAAAACTGCACCGGTTTAACCGTTTCTTTTTGCTCGGCAGCTTTTTGTTCAGCATTGCGGTACCGTTTATTAAAGTGCCGTTCTATGTTTCTTTAACAAAGGACAGCAACATCAGCATTCAAACACTGGTAAAATATAATGAGCTGTTGCTGCCTGAAGTAATGGTATCTTCCCGGTCCTCTTCCGGGGCGGATGGCATCCAGTTCTGGTACCTGCTTTACATGGGCATTGCTTTTTTTCTCATGGTAAAGATTGCCGCCGGTGTTGTTGCGCTTATAAAAAAACGCGTGAGCAGCACCGTTCAGCACTGGCATTCCATTACGATTATTGAAACGCAGGATCCTTCCGCCCCCTATTCTTTTTTTAACTGGCTGTTCTGGGCACGCAGCGTGGACGAGCATTCCGAAGGAGGTAAAAAAATATTGCAACACGAATATCATCACATTCGCCAGCGGCATAGTATTGATGTGTTATTTACAGAGATCATTACCGCTATTGCATGGATCAATCCTTTTTTCTGGCTGATGAAAAACGAGCTGAAAACCGTGCATGAATTTTCTGCGGATGCATTTGCGGCCGGCAATACGAACGGGTTTGAATACGCCACCCTCCTGGTTACAGAAGCCATTCATATGAAACAAACACGGCTGGTACACTCCTTTTATAACCACCAGCTAAAAAGAAGAATTGCCATGTTAACAAGCGCAAACCGCCACCGGTATGATGCATTACGGCAATGGATGGCAATGCTCCTGTTCCTGTTTGCGGCTGCTCTGTTTATGATTAGCTGCCAGTCGGCCAATATGCCTCCGAAGCAGGCTGCAACGCTGCAGGCGTCCCAGCCAACCGTTGCAACATCGGATAGTACACAGGTGCTCGCCCCTGCCGTTTCAGAGAGCACGGCAGTCGCCGCGGCAGACTCCATTAAAACAGAAGTAAAAAAATTCACCCCGCCCAAAATTGTAAAAGATGCGGAAGCGAAAGCAACCAAACGCTTTACTACTCCTGTTGTGGTAAAGGATAATGAACCAGAAGTGTATACTAAGGTCGAACAGGATGCACGGTATTCGGGCGACTGGTCGCGTTACCTGACCACCAACCTCCGGGGCGAGGTACCTGTAGAAAACGGGGCCGTTCCGGGCAATTACCAAATCATCGTGCAATTCATAGTGGATGTTGAAGGCAATATCAGTGATGCGAAAGTGATAAAGGATCCGGGTTTCGGAATGGGCGCCGAAGCCTTGCGTGTTATTAAGCAATCCGGCAAATGGACGCCGGCCACCATGAACGGTAAAAACGTAAAAGCATACCGCAAACAGCCGATCACATTCCAGGTTACTGAAGGATAG
- a CDS encoding penicillin acylase family protein: MRIISFLFTTAATVLLVYLLNRPLGDKVPMPVGNFLSPQTGFWQNAEDTAAGFNADLSFPQLKGKAEVYFDERLVPHVFAENDEDLYFVQGYLHAKFRLFQMDLQTKAAEGRVSEIAGAKAINYDREQRRLGMKFAAENSLHTMEKDPKARAVYTAYTAGVNAYIHSLKKSDLPLEYKILNFEPEEWTNLRTALLLKMMAKMLASGTEKDLAYSRLHQVFSTSQINLLYPQIPDSLKPIVPPGDAFAKPAITPVMPADADSAYFKEVPPVTAFEQYTPDRDNGSNNWVVAGSKTASSAPILANDPHLELSLPSIWYEMQLSTPQGNTYGATLPGSPFVIIGFNDSIAWGVTNAQRDVKDYYAIRFKDSLRNAYWFENRWKLAQQRIEAIKVKGGATVYDTVAYTVFGPVMYDESFRDTLTKQNGLAVKWTAHHTGDDGNTFYLLNRAKNYDDYVNAIQFFECPGQNFVFASKSGTIALWQQGRFPARWNNQGMYVMPGTDRRYDWQGDIPQVENPHALNPARGYLFSANQRPADGAYPYYIPGAYITPRASAIELYLRSMNHITAADMMKLQNNYFNIMARDMMPLLLSYTDTSLLTPGAKKYYDQVRSWDLFAGPLSIGQTIYQTWMDSLSTNVWQDELARAGFKVEMPAEETLMELLKKDSAAMGYVDNINTPEQETLQMQVTDALNKTAKMLAGIEKEGRAEWAKFKDVSVYHLLKEALLPFAHTGLNVGGWGNIINAVKKSHGPSWRMVVQLGTPTEAYGVYPGGQSGNPGSRFYDNAINTWATGNYYRLWMMNRSEQGDARVKWRMNFVK, translated from the coding sequence ATGAGAATCATTTCGTTCCTGTTCACTACTGCTGCTACTGTATTGCTGGTATATTTGCTGAACCGACCCCTGGGCGATAAAGTGCCCATGCCTGTTGGTAATTTCTTAAGCCCGCAAACAGGTTTCTGGCAAAATGCCGAAGACACTGCCGCCGGTTTTAACGCCGATCTTTCATTTCCACAGTTAAAGGGAAAAGCGGAAGTTTATTTTGATGAACGCCTGGTGCCGCATGTATTTGCAGAAAATGACGAAGATCTTTATTTTGTACAGGGCTACCTGCATGCGAAATTCAGGTTGTTTCAAATGGACCTGCAGACAAAGGCCGCGGAAGGCAGGGTGAGTGAAATTGCAGGGGCGAAAGCGATCAACTATGACCGCGAACAGCGGCGGCTGGGAATGAAGTTCGCGGCGGAGAACTCGTTGCATACGATGGAAAAGGACCCGAAGGCGCGTGCAGTATATACGGCTTATACCGCAGGGGTTAATGCTTATATCCACTCACTAAAAAAAAGTGATCTTCCGCTCGAATATAAGATCCTGAATTTTGAACCTGAGGAATGGACCAATTTAAGAACAGCGCTGCTGCTGAAAATGATGGCCAAGATGCTGGCTTCGGGAACTGAAAAAGATCTGGCCTACTCCCGGCTGCACCAGGTTTTTTCAACCAGTCAGATCAATCTGCTGTACCCGCAGATACCGGACTCCCTGAAGCCGATTGTGCCACCGGGTGATGCCTTTGCCAAACCGGCCATCACACCAGTGATGCCTGCTGACGCAGATTCAGCCTATTTTAAAGAAGTGCCGCCGGTAACTGCTTTTGAACAATATACTCCCGACAGGGATAACGGCAGCAATAACTGGGTAGTGGCGGGCAGTAAAACAGCGAGCAGCGCGCCCATCCTGGCCAATGATCCTCACCTCGAATTATCGCTGCCATCGATATGGTACGAGATGCAACTTAGTACCCCGCAAGGTAACACCTATGGAGCAACCCTGCCAGGTAGTCCGTTTGTAATCATTGGTTTTAACGACAGCATTGCCTGGGGCGTTACCAACGCCCAACGGGATGTAAAGGATTATTATGCCATCCGGTTTAAAGACAGCCTGCGCAATGCGTACTGGTTCGAAAACCGGTGGAAGCTGGCGCAGCAGCGGATTGAAGCCATTAAAGTAAAAGGCGGCGCTACCGTTTATGATACGGTAGCCTATACCGTTTTTGGCCCGGTGATGTACGACGAAAGCTTCCGGGATACCTTAACCAAACAGAACGGGCTGGCTGTTAAATGGACAGCACATCATACCGGTGATGATGGAAACACCTTCTACCTGCTGAACCGGGCAAAGAATTACGACGACTATGTAAATGCCATTCAATTCTTCGAATGCCCGGGTCAGAATTTTGTTTTCGCCTCCAAGTCGGGCACTATCGCGCTGTGGCAGCAGGGCCGGTTCCCGGCACGATGGAACAACCAGGGCATGTATGTTATGCCCGGAACGGATCGGCGCTATGACTGGCAGGGCGATATTCCCCAGGTGGAAAATCCCCATGCGCTAAACCCGGCACGCGGCTACCTGTTTAGTGCCAATCAACGCCCGGCAGACGGCGCGTATCCGTATTACATACCGGGAGCTTATATCACTCCCAGGGCCAGCGCAATAGAGCTGTACCTGCGCTCGATGAACCATATTACTGCAGCAGATATGATGAAGCTGCAGAACAATTATTTTAATATCATGGCCCGGGATATGATGCCCCTGTTGCTCAGCTATACCGATACAAGCCTGCTGACTCCTGGTGCAAAAAAATATTATGACCAGGTAAGGAGTTGGGACCTGTTTGCAGGACCGCTTTCCATAGGGCAAACAATTTATCAGACATGGATGGATTCGCTTTCCACCAATGTATGGCAGGACGAATTGGCCAGGGCAGGTTTTAAAGTAGAAATGCCGGCGGAGGAAACACTGATGGAACTCTTGAAAAAGGATTCCGCTGCTATGGGGTATGTTGATAACATCAATACGCCGGAGCAGGAAACCCTGCAAATGCAGGTAACGGATGCCCTCAATAAAACGGCAAAGATGCTGGCCGGTATAGAAAAAGAAGGGCGGGCGGAATGGGCAAAATTTAAAGATGTAAGCGTTTATCATTTACTGAAGGAGGCGCTGTTACCCTTTGCCCACACAGGGCTCAATGTAGGAGGATGGGGGAATATCATCAATGCGGTTAAAAAAAGCCATGGTCCCAGCTGGCGGATGGTGGTGCAGCTGGGTACACCAACGGAAGCCTATGGGGTTTATCCCGGCGGGCAAAGCGGAAATCCCGGAAGCCGTTTTTATGACAACGCGATCAATACCTGGGCCACGGGTAATTATTACCGGTTGTGGATGATGAACAGGAGTGAGCAGGGGGATGCCCGCGTAAAATGGCGGATGAATTTTGTAAAATAA
- a CDS encoding Arc family DNA binding domain-containing protein: protein MKEKKSFVLRIDQAAYNLLEKWAADEFRSVNGQIEYLLQRALIESGRKKPKEQEDAPARKK, encoded by the coding sequence TTGAAAGAGAAGAAGAGCTTTGTATTGCGGATCGATCAGGCAGCGTACAATTTACTGGAGAAGTGGGCTGCTGACGAGTTCAGGAGTGTGAACGGGCAGATCGAATACCTGTTGCAACGGGCGCTGATCGAATCGGGCAGGAAAAAGCCAAAGGAGCAGGAGGATGCACCGGCCAGGAAGAAATAA
- a CDS encoding SPFH domain-containing protein, with the protein MEKSLKPMSGYLALVIAIALTGIGIYLLVNAEHQVPWLVGGILLMLLSMFFLKGLMIIQPNHSRVLNFFGKYVGSVKENGLFFVNPLYGSYKLSLRYQNFQGQTLKVNDKMGNPIEIGAVIVWRVGDTYKAAYQVANYIDYVRTQSEAAVRHLAVSFAYDSMEDEQAEITLRDGGERVNKILEQELAERLEPAGIVIQEARISHLAYAPEIAGAMLQRQQATAIVAARIKIVEGAVGMVDLALKKLSQENIVELDDERKAAMVSNLMVVLCGEKAATPVLNAGTLYQ; encoded by the coding sequence ATGGAAAAATCATTAAAACCCATGTCCGGTTACCTTGCACTGGTAATCGCCATTGCGCTGACCGGAATTGGTATCTACCTGCTTGTAAACGCGGAGCATCAGGTTCCGTGGTTGGTTGGTGGTATTTTGCTGATGCTGCTGAGTATGTTTTTTCTGAAAGGGCTCATGATCATACAGCCCAACCATTCGAGGGTGTTGAATTTTTTCGGGAAGTATGTAGGCTCTGTCAAAGAGAACGGGCTGTTCTTTGTAAATCCGCTGTATGGTAGTTATAAGCTCAGCTTGCGATACCAGAACTTCCAGGGCCAAACCTTAAAGGTGAATGATAAAATGGGCAACCCAATTGAGATAGGGGCGGTGATTGTTTGGCGGGTAGGCGATACCTATAAGGCGGCCTACCAGGTAGCCAATTATATCGATTATGTGCGCACCCAAAGTGAAGCGGCGGTGCGGCACCTCGCTGTAAGTTTTGCTTACGACAGCATGGAGGATGAACAGGCAGAGATCACGCTACGGGATGGCGGTGAGCGGGTAAACAAGATCCTGGAGCAGGAGCTGGCCGAACGCCTGGAACCGGCGGGCATTGTTATACAGGAAGCGCGCATCAGTCACCTGGCCTATGCTCCGGAAATAGCCGGCGCCATGTTGCAACGGCAGCAGGCAACAGCTATTGTTGCAGCCAGGATCAAGATCGTAGAAGGCGCTGTGGGCATGGTTGACCTGGCATTGAAAAAATTGTCGCAGGAAAATATTGTGGAACTGGATGACGAACGGAAAGCTGCCATGGTCAGCAACCTGATGGTAGTGCTCTGTGGTGAGAAAGCGGCAACACCGGTATTAAATGCCGGAACATTGTATCAATAA
- a CDS encoding SGNH/GDSL hydrolase family protein: MKKRTIALLFFFLLISGFKKQDIKWVAIGDSITYLNEHLNETGNRVAKGYLTLVTEQLPFVHYTNKGYNGWTAGRIAANFDSLYIPFADVYTVLLGTNDWWQGRPVGSVNDYKAASGEGTIYGSFRIIVSGLRKSNPNARIILITPLQRTDFVYLFNMKNNAWGSYKDKDGQSLKQVAAAVKNIAAMEGLECIDLYNDPELREKDLVRFKWLKDPATGKYRRYEFPDFQKIPFNPETDEYPYPEAAIGLTYDGLHPSDKGNRIIARRIVSLLSKQP, encoded by the coding sequence ATGAAAAAACGAACGATTGCATTGCTGTTCTTTTTCCTCCTGATTAGCGGGTTTAAAAAGCAGGATATTAAATGGGTGGCCATTGGCGACAGCATCACCTACCTGAATGAACATTTGAATGAAACCGGTAACCGGGTTGCGAAAGGATATCTGACACTGGTAACAGAGCAATTGCCCTTTGTGCATTATACAAATAAGGGGTATAACGGCTGGACGGCAGGGCGTATTGCCGCAAATTTTGATTCGTTGTACATACCCTTTGCGGATGTATACACGGTATTACTGGGAACCAACGACTGGTGGCAGGGCCGGCCGGTTGGATCGGTGAATGATTATAAAGCTGCATCCGGTGAAGGCACCATTTATGGGTCGTTCCGGATCATTGTGAGCGGTCTGCGCAAGAGCAATCCCAATGCCCGGATTATTTTGATAACACCGTTGCAGCGGACCGATTTTGTTTACCTGTTCAATATGAAAAACAATGCATGGGGATCTTATAAAGATAAAGATGGCCAGTCGTTAAAGCAGGTGGCTGCTGCTGTTAAAAACATTGCTGCAATGGAAGGACTGGAGTGTATCGATCTTTATAATGATCCTGAACTCAGGGAAAAAGACCTGGTCCGTTTTAAATGGTTGAAGGATCCTGCCACCGGTAAATATCGCCGTTATGAGTTTCCTGATTTTCAAAAAATCCCGTTTAACCCCGAAACGGATGAATATCCATACCCTGAAGCGGCCATCGGCCTTACCTATGACGGCCTGCATCCTTCCGATAAAGGAAACCGGATCATTGCCCGCCGCATTGTGTCGCTGCTTTCGAAACAGCCCTGA
- a CDS encoding esterase-like activity of phytase family protein, producing MKSSILAVFIFLITGCAVQRNTASLPHPAAPLSITQLKFLDEYELPFELQYKNTWVGGLSGIDYDRSSDQYFIISDERSATSPSRFYTARIRISGNKIDTIFFTGVQTLKMANGKTFPSLKEGAQEAADPESIRFNPRTNRLVWSSEGDRAERNGTINIKDPWVWEMDLQGQYLDSFALPPNMHVHTTENGPRVNGVFEGLGFTNDYRHLFVSVEEPLYEDGPRADVDYAGAPVRILKYDAVSHKPIAQYAYLLDAVARKPNPATAFRVNGISEIMVLDEHRLLVMERSFSMGNSYCTIKIYIADLDGATDVFGKSGLDTDKTYQPVSKKLLLNMNDLNRYIDNVEGITLGPKLANGHYSLLLIADNNFSKEEKTQVFLFEIIP from the coding sequence ATGAAATCTTCAATTTTAGCTGTGTTTATCTTCCTGATAACCGGATGTGCCGTACAGCGGAACACTGCTTCCTTACCACATCCGGCGGCACCCCTGTCCATCACACAATTGAAATTCCTGGATGAATATGAGCTTCCTTTTGAGCTGCAATATAAAAATACCTGGGTGGGGGGCTTATCGGGTATTGATTACGACCGCAGCAGCGATCAGTATTTTATCATTAGTGATGAACGGTCCGCCACCAGTCCTTCGCGTTTTTATACGGCGCGCATCCGGATCTCCGGCAATAAGATCGATACCATTTTCTTTACCGGTGTGCAAACCCTTAAAATGGCCAACGGCAAAACGTTTCCATCCTTAAAAGAAGGCGCTCAGGAAGCAGCCGATCCGGAATCCATCCGCTTTAATCCGAGAACCAACCGGTTGGTATGGTCCAGCGAGGGAGACCGTGCAGAGCGGAATGGCACCATCAATATAAAAGACCCCTGGGTGTGGGAAATGGACCTGCAGGGTCAGTACCTGGATAGTTTTGCGTTACCGCCAAACATGCATGTGCACACAACGGAAAACGGTCCGCGGGTAAACGGCGTATTTGAAGGGCTGGGTTTCACAAACGATTACCGCCATCTTTTTGTAAGTGTAGAAGAGCCTTTGTATGAAGATGGCCCGAGGGCGGATGTGGATTACGCCGGCGCCCCGGTACGGATCCTGAAATATGATGCGGTGTCTCACAAACCAATTGCGCAATATGCCTACCTGCTGGATGCTGTAGCCCGTAAACCCAATCCGGCCACGGCTTTCCGCGTAAACGGTATTTCCGAAATCATGGTGCTTGATGAACACCGCTTGCTGGTGATGGAACGCTCGTTTTCGATGGGGAATTCCTATTGCACGATAAAGATTTACATAGCGGACCTGGACGGAGCAACGGATGTATTCGGGAAAAGCGGCCTGGATACCGATAAAACATACCAGCCGGTTTCAAAAAAATTGTTGCTCAATATGAATGATCTCAACCGCTATATCGACAATGTAGAAGGGATTACACTGGGTCCGAAATTGGCCAATGGGCATTATTCGTTGTTGCTGATCGCCGACAACAATTTTAGCAAGGAAGAAAAAACACAGGTATTCCTGTTTGAAATTATTCCATGA
- a CDS encoding Smr/MutS family protein, with protein sequence MKYQIGDKVLILHSDEEGIIVDFINDKMVMVDVRGVKFPVYLDQIDFPYFKNFTQKKKQSPAAPRRFIDDLKKEKKLPEKKEDGVWLNFLPVSDTDEFGDEVVELLKVHLVNNTRTAYQFKYALGFFGAPEFELKNTIQPFQSFYIHDVPFEDMSDSPSFEFEFSLAQPNKQKATHFETAVKIKPKQLFAKIEELRQKNLATFSYRLFDAYPDKAPEADPMEISLSKLGEKFKVYNAKEARKHLEPARSVVDLHIEKLTDNAARMDNFEMLTLQLDTFEKFYNLAVAHMQPMLTIIHGVGTGRLRDEIHDALRRKKEVRYFVNQYHPSYGYGATEIHFKY encoded by the coding sequence GTGAAATATCAGATAGGCGATAAAGTGTTGATCCTGCATTCGGACGAAGAAGGAATCATTGTTGATTTTATAAACGACAAAATGGTAATGGTGGATGTACGCGGGGTGAAGTTTCCGGTGTACCTGGACCAGATCGATTTTCCATATTTTAAGAATTTTACACAAAAGAAAAAACAATCACCGGCAGCGCCCCGCCGGTTTATTGACGACCTGAAGAAGGAAAAAAAACTCCCCGAAAAAAAGGAGGACGGGGTATGGCTGAATTTTTTGCCCGTTTCAGATACGGACGAGTTTGGCGACGAGGTGGTGGAACTGCTCAAAGTGCATCTTGTAAACAATACACGCACCGCCTACCAGTTTAAATATGCACTGGGCTTTTTTGGTGCACCTGAATTTGAGTTAAAGAATACCATACAGCCGTTTCAGAGTTTTTATATCCACGATGTTCCCTTTGAGGATATGAGTGACAGCCCTTCTTTCGAGTTTGAATTTTCACTGGCACAGCCCAATAAACAGAAAGCAACGCATTTTGAAACCGCCGTTAAAATAAAGCCCAAACAACTTTTTGCAAAAATTGAAGAACTACGGCAGAAAAACCTGGCAACTTTTTCATACAGGTTGTTTGATGCTTATCCCGACAAAGCGCCGGAGGCCGATCCCATGGAAATATCGCTCAGTAAACTGGGGGAAAAATTTAAAGTGTACAATGCAAAGGAAGCCCGCAAGCACCTGGAACCGGCCAGAAGCGTGGTGGATCTGCACATCGAGAAATTAACGGACAATGCGGCACGCATGGACAATTTTGAAATGCTGACGCTTCAGCTGGATACGTTTGAAAAATTTTACAACCTGGCCGTGGCCCATATGCAACCCATGCTCACCATTATTCATGGGGTAGGAACCGGACGGCTCCGGGATGAAATCCATGATGCATTGCGGCGGAAAAAAGAGGTGCGTTATTTTGTAAACCAGTATCATCCGTCTTATGGTTACGGCGCTACGGAGATCCATTTTAAATATTAA